A segment of the Triticum urartu cultivar G1812 chromosome 1, Tu2.1, whole genome shotgun sequence genome:
tacttggatacatagagtcattacacataatttgtgattttactatggatatcgatccttaattcggccacccgtgcccgcattaaggctcgggggctactgggcttcgggcttattatttaaaaatattaaaggggcacatcgatcccctgatctggtgttgccaccagACCAGTgcctcgggggctactgcattgcctgttcaatgcagaaacttttaagtgcaatatagtttctgaggagattttgatcctcaggttggtcagccgcacccaacctgagtctcaaggactgagcacgccgctttttgtgtcccgaagtattctgtcgagctaggacttgatcctcaggccgattttgcaaatcaacctaaGTCTTAgtggctactgggatcagcggtcttacgtcatccttcaggtgcatctcgggttttagaccgatacacaccttgagggctactggctatatatctcggcagagaataaattgcaccaataaaaaatattgacaaaaaatcggcccacagtcggggtggtgcaccacctcggaagcagtccggcataaagctcgggcgctagtggctggctccatagagggcatttccgacattaagcttggctaaactccttcaacttttttgaaccaaggtgatatgacaccttggatatagtccggcgttggagcccGGATACAGTTCGACGTTGGAgtttggacatagtccggcgttggagctcggatacatttcggcgttggagctcggaaagtggtccggcgttggtgctcggctgcaaaagatacctcgaatgcagtccgttGTTGGaactcggacgcaagaggacgctgccgcccggggacaacttcaaacccgaggtgtggcataaaagtaacaaggcattgataaaggccgaagacttaaagggctcctcggatacccgacgtgtgagatcttcagatttagctcggcaatcctcaagatagaagatgggaagatttgttgaaccagttttcaagaccaacgaccgaagatgaagaacagttcggaagaatcgaggagcgtccataacttgaagaccggttcagggggctactgacggtgtcctagcctagggggtactcaccacgtcatgtcccaatctgttagattgggccgaggacccccatggccatatactcatgggccagttcggacagctgccgcatacaaggaagattccacaagacttgacgatcaagacaaggactcctccccgccggcgtattcggctaggactcttgttatcctaggcctctggtgcattatataaaccgaggccaggctagtcgatagaagatatatacaacaatcataccataggctagcttctagggtttagcctctacgatctcgtggtagatcaactcttgtaatactcatatcatcaagatcaatcaagcaggaagtagggtattacctccatcgagagggcccgaacctgggtaaacatcgtgtctcccgcctcctgttaccattgatcctagacgcatagttcgggaccctctaccggagatccgccggttttgacaccgacaatgtgcatccaacttgcttgctcacgaagacctagggcattttgaggaagcccatcattggaatatacaagcacTACTAGAAATCCACATTTTACCTAGAGCCATATACCCTAGGTGAAATGCAAAAAACCATAGGGAAAGACTTTACCTAGAGCTTGCCCTAGGTAAAGAACCCTAGGTGTAGTATAGTCAGGAAAGAACTCTTTCCCTAGGGTGCATGTGGCAAGCTCTAGGGAAACTCTCTTTACCTAGGGGCACAAACCCTAGGGAAAGACCATGGGGTCCATATGAATTGTGACACCCCACTACTTCCCCTACAATTCTTTCCCTACTAGATGTTTAAATAATACCATAGGGATACATATATTCATATATTTCATATACAAATACACATTTCAAATTGAAATTCATGTCCAACATAATTTAAATAATTAGATTCTGTGCCATAATTAAAATTTATAAATTGCAGCCAAAATTCATCATATTATCAACAAACACATACATCAGGCTCATGGTCAATTTAGCGCCAGAATTCAAAAAATAAACTATTGCGAAATTTGGAACGACTAGCACTGTTGGTCAGGTATCTACTACTACAAAAGAACTGTAACATGTTATCTATCATGCACTGCAGAAGATGCATGGTCTTCAAGCGTCAAGCCCTGCCCAAGCTGTTGGCTTCCTGAGATGTGTGACAAATTGAGTAAGGAAGTTCTAGATGCCATGAAAAGAAGCCGAACATCCCTTCAGCATCTGGGTCAGGTGCCACCAGAGTCAAAAGCTTGGAAGAAGCATCAAAGTGACATTATGGTCCTGAAATTAGTGATGACAAGCAGTTTAGCACTTAGTTGTAAGTAAAGGTATATTGGCAACAACAATTAGTAAGTGTAAGTAAAAGAAAATGGTGATTTGACTTCGAGGTAAAACCAAGAATTACGAGTCAAGGAGTCGACGAGTCGAGAGCCGAGGTTGAGACTCATAGAGTAATCGTGACTAGTCTAGACTACTGCTGGACTAGTCAACATGGTACTGTAGTACTCAACTTATAGTAATTAACTACTAATACCTAGTATGCAATGTAGTACATActatatattactccctccgtcccataatataagagcgttttttacactagtgtagtgtcaaaaacgctcttatattttgggacagagggagtatacaATAAAAATTGAGCAGCAAGGGGCGTGGATCCAGGGAAGGAGCGGAACCAATAAGGAAGGGAGAGCATTGTAATGCTCCTGGCCACCGCCAGCGGCAGTGGCGGGCAATGGGCAGTGGTGGCGGCCTAGCCCCAGGTGAGGCGACTTGTTGTGGAGCGAGTCTGGAAAGCTAGGGTTGCAATGTTTTTTTTTCCTGCGGGCTGAGCTCTGCTCACTTATCCCTCGCAAATTGAGCCACCAGACTAATCTAGACTAGTCGACGACTAGTCGCTCCATCGCTCGACTCAGCGAGCTAGTCTACATGAAGAAGCTAGTTGACAATTAGATTGAGACTATTAGACTAGTAATCATTGGGTAAAACCATGGAAGTTTCATATTGCCTATAGTTTAACTCAAATGACATGTTTTACTTTGTATTACAACTACTTCGCACCATCATAAGTTCATAACAGGAAAACATATGTGACAGACGTACTGAGAGTATTCCTTGTGTAATACTATGTCAGGTAAGAGAGAAGAAAATCCCAGCGTTGAATGTAAATTAGAGCACCCAATAGAAACATAACAAATAAAGCTGAGCAAGAAAAAGACTGGTCTCACACCAAATAGTAACATGACCAGTTACCTTACAGCAGCCTCGTGTCTTTTTTTTCATATAATGTCGCAAAAGTTTTATAGCATTTGCATCACCTTCTTCTCTTACCTATACACCAGGCATTTCAGTAATATTTACAATAGAAAAAATAACATGACGTACAACATATTAGCAACCCTCGGCTTTAAAGAAGTCATGTCACTTGTATTGCAACTGAATTAGAGAACGACCACATAGTATTGAGTGGCGCTCTCTTAAAAAATAAATAGGTACTGAGCAATAGAGAACAATCAGGCATAGTACATAGATACAAGGATTAAAAGCATCACAACGATGTCATTAGTATGCAGAGTAAATGTTTGCAGTCAGAATTTTATCAAAGTAGGCATGCGGCTATAAAATACCATTTGAGATTTGACATATTATGCACCCACCAGGAACAAAACAAACAACTCTATCGAACTAGGAGGAACTAGGTGTTGTACCAAGCAATAAATTAACTAAGAAATTGAAACAAGCAATTACAAAAAGCACAAAGGAGATATTGAAGGATAGGAACATCAGCACAAAGTAGGTTGGATGGTTTTTAGTGCTAGATAATTATGTTGTGCTGCAGAAGTAGTTTCCACTGACCTTTCTATATTTTCTCCTCTGTTCTTCAGAAAACTCCATTTTATTAACGCCTTTTATACCATCAACAGCACCCCCGACTTCAGCTATCTCCTCCACCTATACAATAATAATTGAAACTTTAATGCAACTGCTCCATGGAGAAGACAAATAAAATAGGAAATTAGTATGATGGCAAACTTTACGGGAAATATCAGTATAATGGTAAATGCCATGGTGAGCCTGTTATTTAAGGCCAAATAGAAATTCTTATGATCCTTACACTTGTCTAGCTAACTCTAACAACAAAGTTTACAACTTGTATAGCTAGATGACTGGACTATTTTAAACTTAAACATCTGGACAATATGCCTGAAGATTACGGGTAGCTAGCTCTAAGAACAAACTTCAAACAGTTGGGCATGCTATGGCACAAGCTTCCAGGAGGACCAAGACTAGAATCTATTTACCTAACTATATATGCTGATCAGTAGGAGTATATATGACAGTGAACATGAGCAGTAAACGTATAAATGACACTACAGAAGTGTAGCAACTATGAACCAACACGTCGTAAGTAGCTACATTTATCAGTTCTATGTGTACAGAAATATAAACAGCAAAGCCAACAATACAAGTTTGCATTACAAATAGCTGGCAAAAAGAGACTGGAAGACACTGTCAAACAGTAATGCATTCTATAATAACCAATAGATAGACTGCATGAATATATCCTACTTGATACATTTAAATGTCTACATTTTGACCAGAATTTAAATGGTTGATTGGCTCACTCGTATTCATGCATTTTCATATGTATGCACTTTTGTTGGATATATACCAGAACTTGAGGTGGTCTCATCACCGAAGATCCAGGACATGAGCACATTTCCAAAAGTATCTTAGTTAACTATATTATCATGGGCACAAATTCAGACTGCTCAATTTTACATGTATTGAGATAGATAACATGCTGATAGCATCACGTTAATGCAGGTAAATCATGTGATATACTCTAACTAATAGTGGGCAACTTTGCAATATGAAATTCTCTTATCAACTACCGACTAACTATGTTCTGCCAAATCCACCAATGGCATACCACGTACCAGCTATAGGACCCAATCATCAACCAATGAACAGGTGAAGGACTGAAGGGGATCCTCTAAATAAACAACAGGGAGCGAAGAAAGAGGGCGACGTCTATCCATACCTTGAGGCTCTCTATGACCCCAGGATGACCTCGTGCTCGAGCTCGAGAACTCGCCCTCAGTGTTCTCCGGCGGTCACTATGGTCCACCGGCAGCGCAGCCACCAAGGGTGTCACGGTTTCCTCGACACTAGTGGTGCGATGCCATCGCACCGGTCGGCGTGGCCATGGAAACCCCACCCGTCGCAGCCATGGATCAACGCACGCCGCCATGGCTGGGCATGAAGATGCGGTATGGGCGGATCTGGCCGAGCGGGGAGGAGCAGAGGCCGTGCGATGGGGCGGATCGGGCCGGAGCATGGCCGGGCAGGGAGTGCCAAGGGCCGGGCGATGGGGCGCATCGAACCGGAGCGTGACCTGGTGGAGAGGATCAGGGGTCGTGCGGCGGGACGGAGTGGCAGGGAGCGGCGGGGCTGGGCGCGGCGCGGTGGCTGGAGGGGAAATCTTGGGGAGAGGAGGGGGATTTGTTTTACCCTGGCGGCGGAAGGCAAAACAGAGGAGAAACCTAACCTGGTGAAATTTTTCCACCTCTTGCGCGCCCTTTCTCCCTTCCCTTTCCCACTGCCCAATGGGGCCCACCGTGTGGAACGAAATAAAAGGCGCGCTGCCGACAAAAATGGCGCAAGGAGACATCAGGTGGCAACAGTGGGGCACGGCTTCGTGGCTTTAGGGGAAGTTTGTTTCCAACTTTGTTTTTTTTTCGCTAAAAATTCAACTTCCCCTTGGGTATACTGTTCATTGCTTTTCTTCCTTAGTGCAGGCCAATGAGCTCTAAGTAAAGGATTTGACCCTAGGTAAAATGGTAGTTTCTAGTAGTGAAGCCAAGTTTTATAACGTagaattcccactagtatatgaaagtgacaacataggagactctctatcatgaagatcatggtgctactttgaagcacaagtgtggaaaaatgatagtaacattgtcccttctctctttttctctcatttttcatttttttttatttttttatttgggccttttctctttttttatggcctcttttttttcttttcgtccggagtcttatcccgacttgtgggggaatcatagtctccatcatcctttcctcacatgggacaatgctataatgatgatcatcacacttttattacttacaactcaagaattacaactcaatacttagaaaaaaaaatatgactctgtgaatgcctccggcggtgtaccgggatatgcaatgactcatgagtgacatgtatgaaagaattatgaaggtggctttgccacaaatacgatgtcaactatatgatcatgcaaagcaatatgacaatgatgaagcgtgtcataataaatgaaacggtggtaagttgcatggcaatatatctcggaatggctatggaaataccatgataggtaggtatagtgggtgttttgaggaaggtatatggtgggtttaaggtaccggcaaaagttgcgcgatactagagaggctagcaacggtggaagggtgagagtgcgtataatccatggactcaacattagt
Coding sequences within it:
- the LOC125516939 gene encoding uncharacterized protein LOC125516939 isoform X2, whose protein sequence is MLRPDPPHRTASAPPRSARSAHTASSCPAMAACVDPWLRRVGFPWPRRPVRWHRTTSVEETVTPLVAALPVDHSDRRRTLRASSRARARGHPGVIESLKVEEIAEVGGAVDGIKGVNKMEFSEEQRRKYRKDHNVTLMLLPSF
- the LOC125516939 gene encoding uncharacterized protein LOC125516939 isoform X1, which produces MLRPDPPHRTASAPPRSARSAHTASSCPAMAACVDPWLRRVGFPWPRRPVRWHRTTSVEETVTPLVAALPVDHSDRRRTLRASSRARARGHPGVIESLKVEEIAEVGGAVDGIKGVNKMEFSEEQRRKYRKVREEGDANAIKLLRHYMKKKTRGCCKDHNVTLMLLPSF